A stretch of the Microcoleus sp. FACHB-672 genome encodes the following:
- a CDS encoding ATP-binding protein: MKLHSFRLRIALLSAMLAGTALAGFAGVSFMLIYQAKLTRLDSDIRSQLLQQALRRPEHTNWSFYEKELPSVLGTDSQTPIGVLVAGRQGETIYQSSNWPSSVDLATTWLPPSGQLPPQPRPFPQQPGNHPLPQPRQEAASGFGEPPSRFPEELPAQLNDQMARQIKVMTKSSHNAAWRVGVLIPPLPRIGTAISLEGIDREMSAIRNGFLISVPVGLVAVAFGAWALSGTALKPLREVSAKIQQVSATGLDRRISTGTADVEFRELLQVFNQMMERLERSFKQASRFSADAAHELKTPLSILQGQLERTLQQAEPGSELQENLGHLLDEVSHLREIVRKLLLLSLADAGQMRLLLVEVNLSKILADLTEDVEMLAPDLQVFSTVEPALLLKGDRDLLLQVLHNLTNNAIKYNLPKGWLRIETQRKKGTISVKVSNSSRDISARDRQRLFERFYRGDPSRTHQIEGLGLGLSLSREIARAHGGDLKLDSTPAGQTAFTLTLPAIQSIKFKPEHA; this comes from the coding sequence ATGAAGTTGCATTCTTTTCGCCTGCGAATTGCGCTGCTATCTGCAATGTTGGCCGGCACTGCTTTGGCCGGTTTTGCAGGGGTATCTTTTATGCTGATTTATCAAGCAAAACTGACTCGCCTCGACAGCGACATTAGAAGCCAGTTGCTACAACAAGCTTTGCGCCGGCCTGAACATACCAACTGGTCGTTCTACGAGAAAGAGTTACCCTCTGTGTTGGGCACAGATTCTCAGACGCCCATCGGTGTGCTAGTGGCTGGCCGGCAAGGGGAAACCATCTATCAATCTAGCAACTGGCCGTCTTCTGTGGATCTCGCTACAACTTGGTTGCCCCCGTCTGGGCAATTACCGCCACAACCTAGACCGTTTCCGCAGCAGCCTGGAAACCACCCGCTTCCGCAACCTAGGCAAGAGGCAGCCAGTGGTTTTGGGGAACCGCCGTCACGTTTCCCAGAGGAACTGCCGGCTCAACTGAATGACCAGATGGCAAGACAGATTAAAGTGATGACGAAATCTAGTCACAATGCGGCTTGGCGTGTGGGTGTGCTGATACCACCGCTGCCTCGAATTGGGACTGCAATCAGTTTGGAGGGAATTGACCGAGAAATGAGTGCGATCCGCAACGGCTTTCTAATTTCAGTGCCGGTGGGGCTTGTGGCAGTGGCGTTTGGGGCGTGGGCGCTTTCAGGGACCGCCTTAAAGCCGCTGCGGGAAGTAAGTGCAAAGATCCAGCAGGTGAGTGCAACAGGGCTAGACCGGCGCATTTCAACCGGCACAGCAGATGTGGAGTTTCGCGAACTGCTACAAGTTTTCAACCAAATGATGGAACGTCTCGAACGTAGTTTCAAGCAGGCTTCTCGCTTTAGTGCTGATGCCGCCCACGAACTCAAAACTCCTCTATCAATTTTACAAGGGCAGTTGGAACGGACGCTGCAACAAGCTGAACCCGGTTCGGAATTACAGGAAAACTTGGGTCATTTGCTGGATGAAGTTTCTCACCTCCGAGAAATCGTTCGCAAACTCTTGTTGCTGTCGCTGGCAGATGCCGGTCAAATGCGTTTGCTCTTAGTTGAGGTAAATTTGTCGAAAATCTTGGCTGATTTAACTGAGGATGTGGAAATGCTCGCGCCTGATTTGCAGGTATTCTCAACGGTTGAGCCGGCATTATTGTTAAAGGGTGATCGTGATTTGCTGCTGCAGGTTTTGCACAATTTAACGAACAATGCGATTAAATACAATTTGCCCAAGGGTTGGCTGCGGATTGAGACACAACGCAAAAAAGGTACGATTTCTGTCAAAGTGAGCAATAGTTCACGAGATATTTCTGCGCGTGACCGGCAGCGACTTTTTGAGCGTTTCTATCGGGGAGATCCGAGTCGCACTCACCAAATTGAAGGACTGGGTTTAGGCTTAAGTTTGTCGAGAGAAATTGCTCGCGCTCACGGTGGCGACTTGAAGCTAGACTCCACGCCTGCCGGTCAAACGGCTTTTACTCTGACATTGCCGGCTATTCAATCAATTAAGTTCAAGCCAGAACACGCGTAA
- a CDS encoding alanine racemase → MQIQYQKPAIQKLHSGLMNKFAGAIPPQRRVKTAVAGISVDDLVTQFGSPLFVYSERTLRRQFRTIRNAFATRYPDVTFGWSYKTNYLKAICAILHQEGAMAELVSKMEYDKAKALGIPGNQIIFNGPHKPFETLEAAVKDSVIINIDHLDEIEDLEAISTRLGQVISVGLRLNLDVGIQPRWSRFGFNLESGQAMDVIRRIQNGGKLRVRGLHSHIGTFITEPAAYGRQVEKMVKFGYEIEAACGWRMEYIDIGGGLPSRSRLKGSYHAAEVLLPHIDEYAEAVCDALWANLKPGLTPKLIVESGRAVVDEAGTLITTVCGTKRLPDGTRAYVVDAGVNLLFTSFWYRFDIALDRHVAGVCEPSVIYGPMCMNIDVVDEAISLPPLSRGTRFVISTVGAYNNTQWLQFIEYRPNVVLVTEAGNVELIRAAEDLSDLERREYLPPFLAPNAGLQSFSSTQGD, encoded by the coding sequence ATGCAGATTCAATACCAAAAACCGGCGATCCAAAAATTGCACAGCGGCTTGATGAATAAGTTTGCCGGCGCAATTCCTCCCCAGCGTCGTGTAAAAACAGCCGTTGCCGGCATCTCTGTCGATGATCTGGTTACCCAATTTGGTTCACCGCTGTTTGTTTATTCAGAACGAACCCTGCGCCGACAGTTCCGCACCATTCGCAATGCGTTTGCCACCCGTTACCCTGATGTCACGTTTGGTTGGTCTTACAAAACCAATTACTTAAAAGCAATTTGCGCGATTTTGCACCAGGAAGGCGCGATGGCGGAACTGGTGTCAAAAATGGAATATGACAAAGCCAAAGCCCTAGGAATTCCCGGAAATCAAATTATTTTTAACGGGCCGCACAAACCTTTTGAAACTCTGGAAGCGGCGGTTAAAGATAGCGTCATCATTAATATTGATCATTTAGATGAAATTGAAGATTTAGAGGCAATTTCTACTCGCCTCGGACAAGTGATTTCGGTTGGACTTCGACTCAATTTAGATGTGGGAATTCAACCCCGGTGGTCGCGTTTTGGCTTTAATTTAGAATCGGGTCAAGCAATGGACGTGATTCGGCGCATCCAAAATGGCGGCAAATTGCGCGTCAGAGGACTGCACAGCCACATCGGCACCTTTATCACCGAACCGGCAGCTTATGGCCGGCAGGTGGAGAAAATGGTGAAGTTTGGCTACGAAATTGAAGCCGCTTGCGGCTGGCGAATGGAGTACATCGATATTGGTGGCGGCTTGCCTTCCCGCAGCCGATTAAAAGGCAGTTACCACGCAGCAGAGGTGTTATTGCCGCACATTGACGAATATGCAGAGGCGGTGTGCGATGCGCTGTGGGCGAACTTGAAACCCGGACTTACTCCAAAATTAATTGTCGAGTCGGGACGGGCGGTGGTTGATGAAGCCGGCACGCTGATCACGACGGTTTGCGGCACGAAGCGGCTTCCTGACGGCACTCGTGCTTATGTGGTGGATGCCGGCGTCAACTTGCTCTTTACCAGCTTTTGGTATCGCTTTGATATTGCCCTAGATCGCCATGTTGCCGGTGTTTGCGAACCATCAGTGATTTACGGGCCAATGTGCATGAACATTGATGTGGTGGATGAAGCGATTTCTTTGCCACCTCTGTCTCGCGGGACGCGGTTCGTCATCTCCACGGTAGGCGCGTACAACAACACGCAATGGCTGCAATTCATAGAATACCGGCCCAATGTGGTTTTGGTAACAGAAGCCGGCAACGTTGAACTGATTCGTGCTGCGGAAGACCTCAGCGACTTGGAACGCCGGGAATATTTGCCGCCCTTTCTGGCACCGAATGCAGGTTTGCAGTCCTTTAGCAGCACTCAGGGAGATTAA
- a CDS encoding DUF4347 domain-containing protein, with the protein MNSTISLIFVGSTVENYQDFIPVTEAGAEVFTLDPTKDVIAQITEVLANRTNVANLHIILDDSLGSLQLGNTTLDAGALESPQVMAYLQKWGASLSADANILLSGRNVAVNELVVQKLSLLTGADVAVSPAITGNATDNSIGGFDLNKRSGWLGEDLLASQNGETHLATCNCAGCSLFINKERLAPAPVLGPTVPLASLPLLSSNPGATAKIFLDFDGHTTSGTAWNTNFNGNADIISPAYSIDSDLNTFSTTEVANIEEIWKRVAEDYAPFDVDVTTVDLGNLNGPNNIA; encoded by the coding sequence ATGAACAGCACAATCAGTCTTATTTTTGTTGGCTCAACTGTTGAAAACTATCAAGATTTTATTCCCGTAACTGAAGCGGGAGCAGAAGTTTTTACCCTCGACCCCACAAAAGATGTAATCGCCCAAATTACAGAAGTTTTAGCAAATCGCACGAATGTTGCTAACCTTCACATTATTTTGGACGACAGTTTAGGCAGTTTACAGCTCGGTAATACCACTTTAGATGCCGGTGCCCTAGAAAGCCCGCAAGTCATGGCTTATTTGCAAAAGTGGGGCGCATCCCTGAGTGCAGATGCAAATATTCTTTTGTCTGGGCGAAATGTAGCAGTCAATGAGCTGGTTGTGCAAAAGCTAAGTTTATTGACAGGTGCTGATGTTGCTGTTTCCCCCGCCATCACAGGTAACGCGACAGATAACAGCATTGGTGGCTTTGATTTAAATAAGCGTTCTGGCTGGTTAGGAGAAGATCTCCTAGCCTCACAGAATGGGGAAACTCACTTGGCAACGTGTAACTGTGCCGGTTGCAGCTTGTTCATTAATAAAGAACGACTCGCACCGGCACCTGTACTTGGGCCAACCGTCCCTCTAGCCTCCCTGCCGTTACTCAGCAGCAATCCCGGTGCCACAGCAAAGATATTTCTTGACTTCGACGGGCACACCACTTCTGGAACAGCATGGAATACCAACTTCAACGGCAATGCGGATATTATCAGCCCTGCCTACAGTATCGATAGCGATCTGAATACTTTTTCGACCACAGAAGTCGCCAATATTGAAGAAATTTGGAAGCGAGTTGCAGAAGACTACGCACCTTTTGATGTAGATGTAACCACTGTTGACCTCGGAAATTTAAACGGGCCAAATAATATCGCGTAG
- a CDS encoding MoaD/ThiS family protein: MSVKVLIPTPLQKFTNDKSTLECTGTTVAELLESLEQNCPGIKARLCDDNGEPRRFLNFYVNSEDIRFLEGTSTPLQDGDEVSIVPAVAGG, from the coding sequence ATGTCCGTCAAAGTTTTAATTCCCACCCCGCTACAAAAGTTCACCAACGATAAATCCACCTTGGAATGCACCGGCACGACGGTTGCTGAACTGCTGGAATCTTTAGAGCAAAACTGTCCTGGGATCAAAGCGCGTCTGTGTGACGATAACGGGGAACCGCGTCGGTTTTTGAATTTTTACGTTAATAGTGAAGACATCCGCTTCTTGGAGGGCACGAGTACGCCGCTGCAAGATGGGGATGAAGTGAGCATTGTGCCAGCTGTCGCTGGCGGCTAA
- a CDS encoding DUF2996 domain-containing protein, protein MAEETNYKEAGEQPPSTVEQQAPSVSEEHAPSTSEEQATDLPSANMPDAKAVQTEQKPAEAEVGTTEPTPKGEPSAKPPKANAADKPAAGKKAAEKADGEEAPAKAAKKEKAPGVEDKPFADFMHQDCLPALKTALNKQGISDVDISLEKQKYPGSGLGSTEECWQVIGRWKGGKRQFNVYFPKADIQGPRAFSCADSGAKASTIEPFLIDERKVTLDLLVFGVVQRLNAQKWLALN, encoded by the coding sequence ATGGCAGAAGAAACGAATTACAAAGAAGCCGGTGAGCAGCCGCCTAGCACCGTAGAACAGCAAGCTCCCAGCGTTTCTGAAGAACACGCTCCCAGCACTTCTGAAGAGCAGGCAACGGATCTTCCGAGTGCAAATATGCCGGATGCCAAAGCCGTGCAAACAGAGCAAAAACCGGCTGAGGCTGAAGTAGGAACAACTGAGCCGACTCCGAAAGGAGAACCCTCAGCAAAACCCCCCAAAGCCAACGCAGCAGACAAACCGGCAGCCGGAAAAAAAGCCGCTGAAAAAGCGGACGGAGAGGAAGCTCCAGCCAAGGCGGCTAAAAAGGAAAAGGCACCGGGAGTTGAAGACAAGCCCTTTGCTGATTTCATGCATCAAGACTGTTTGCCGGCGCTGAAAACCGCCCTGAACAAACAGGGGATATCAGATGTTGATATCAGTTTAGAAAAGCAAAAATACCCAGGTTCTGGCTTGGGATCAACTGAAGAGTGCTGGCAAGTTATTGGCCGGTGGAAAGGCGGAAAGCGTCAATTTAACGTTTATTTCCCCAAAGCGGATATTCAAGGCCCAAGAGCGTTCTCCTGTGCTGACAGTGGCGCAAAGGCAAGCACAATCGAGCCGTTCTTAATTGATGAGCGCAAGGTCACGCTGGATCTATTAGTGTTTGGCGTTGTCCAGCGCCTTAACGCTCAAAAGTGGCTGGCGCTGAATTAA
- a CDS encoding calcium-binding protein produces the protein MSIDDVSLVGTDGDNTLIGSDTSIPSSGVSINDVSLVGTDRDDTLIAGAGNDHIDGLAGNDNLNGDAGDDTLDGGAGNDILTGSAGQDWFLYSTGSAFTTASVGVDQIDDFATGAAGDRIVLSKQTFAALTSEVASGFSVISEFATVTTDAGAATSEGLIVYNSSNGKLFYNENGSAANFGTGEQFATLAGTPTLAPEDFMLIA, from the coding sequence GTGAGCATTGATGATGTTTCACTTGTTGGTACAGATGGAGATAACACGCTGATCGGAAGTGATACCTCGATTCCAAGTTCTGGTGTGAGCATTAATGATGTTTCACTTGTCGGTACAGATCGAGATGACACGCTGATCGCAGGTGCCGGCAATGATCACATTGATGGATTAGCCGGCAATGACAACTTGAATGGGGACGCTGGTGATGATACCCTTGACGGCGGTGCGGGCAACGATATACTCACTGGAAGTGCCGGCCAAGATTGGTTTCTCTACAGCACCGGCAGTGCCTTTACTACAGCATCGGTAGGCGTTGATCAAATTGACGATTTTGCCACAGGCGCTGCCGGTGATCGCATCGTTTTAAGCAAGCAAACATTTGCTGCACTCACAAGTGAGGTGGCATCTGGGTTTAGCGTGATCTCTGAGTTTGCCACTGTTACGACAGATGCCGGCGCGGCAACCAGCGAAGGGTTGATTGTTTATAACAGCAGCAATGGCAAATTGTTCTATAACGAGAACGGCAGTGCAGCTAACTTTGGCACAGGTGAGCAATTTGCCACGCTAGCCGGCACTCCTACCTTAGCCCCAGAAGATTTCATGCTAATCGCTTAA
- a CDS encoding response regulator transcription factor has product MNILYVEDEAKIGNFVCAGLKEQGFVVDYCDCGNEGYMRAMDNEYDVVVLDIMLPGKDGLAILKSLRRAGRNVPVILLTARNELDDRLEGLNLGADDYLSKPFFVQELIARIHAVVRRVSGERQNVLHVGTLALDRISREVTCNNQLVELTAREFNLLEYLMRSPGRVFTRTQILEHVWGYDFDTNTNLVDVCIQRLRKKLERVGGDDWLESVRGVGYRFRKPESGS; this is encoded by the coding sequence ATGAATATCCTGTATGTCGAAGACGAAGCGAAAATTGGCAACTTTGTCTGCGCCGGCTTGAAGGAACAAGGTTTTGTTGTGGATTATTGCGACTGCGGCAATGAGGGTTATATGCGCGCAATGGACAACGAATATGATGTGGTGGTACTCGACATTATGTTGCCTGGGAAGGATGGATTGGCTATCCTCAAAAGCCTGCGTCGGGCCGGTCGGAATGTACCAGTGATTTTGCTGACGGCTCGTAACGAACTTGATGACCGGCTCGAAGGTCTTAATCTGGGCGCAGACGACTATTTATCCAAACCGTTTTTTGTCCAAGAACTAATTGCCCGTATTCATGCAGTAGTGCGCCGTGTGTCTGGGGAACGCCAGAATGTGCTGCATGTTGGGACTCTGGCGCTGGATCGCATTAGCCGCGAAGTCACCTGCAATAACCAGTTGGTGGAACTGACTGCCCGCGAGTTTAATTTGCTGGAGTACCTCATGCGTTCGCCGGGACGGGTATTTACCCGCACACAAATTCTTGAACACGTCTGGGGTTACGATTTTGACACCAACACGAATTTGGTGGATGTCTGCATTCAGCGGTTGCGGAAAAAGCTGGAACGCGTAGGCGGGGATGACTGGCTCGAAAGCGTGCGCGGAGTTGGTTATCGGTTTCGTAAGCCGGAGTCCGGATCATGA
- the thrC gene encoding threonine synthase gives MTLATEQHTQSTSATFKNLQCKECGAEYEAKATHVCEVCFGPLEVSYDYDALRRQVTRESIAAGPNSIWRYRPFLPVMTDNPIDVGTGMTPLVKANRLARRLGIKNLYIKNDAVNMPTLSFKDRVVSVALTRAKELGFSTVSCASTGNLANSTAAIAAHAGLDCCVFIPADLEAGKVLGTLIYSPTVMAVQGNYDQVNRLCCEVANTHGWGFVNINLRPYYSEGSKTLGFEVAEQLGWKLPDHIVAPLASGSLFTKIYKGFQEFIKVGLVEDKTVRFSGAQADGCSPIAQAFREGRDFVKPVKPNTIAKSIAIGNPADGIYAIEVAKKTGGNIESVSDPEIIEGIKLLAETEGIFTETAGGTTVAVLKKLVEAGKIDPDETTVVYITGNGLKTQEAMQGYIGEPFTIEPKLDSFERALERSHTLDRLEWQQVLV, from the coding sequence ATGACCCTAGCGACTGAACAGCACACCCAATCAACTTCCGCCACTTTCAAGAACCTTCAATGTAAAGAATGTGGCGCAGAATATGAAGCCAAAGCGACACACGTCTGTGAAGTGTGTTTTGGCCCCTTGGAAGTGAGCTATGACTACGACGCGCTGCGCCGGCAGGTGACTCGCGAAAGTATCGCTGCTGGGCCGAATTCCATTTGGCGCTATCGTCCCTTTCTGCCGGTGATGACGGATAACCCCATCGATGTGGGAACCGGCATGACCCCTCTCGTCAAAGCAAATCGTTTGGCTCGCCGGCTGGGCATCAAAAATCTTTATATTAAAAACGATGCGGTGAATATGCCCACCCTTAGCTTCAAGGATCGGGTGGTTTCAGTCGCACTCACCCGCGCCAAAGAGTTGGGCTTCTCTACGGTGTCCTGCGCTAGCACCGGCAACTTAGCAAACTCTACCGCTGCAATTGCCGCTCATGCCGGTTTAGATTGCTGTGTGTTCATCCCCGCTGATCTCGAAGCCGGGAAAGTCTTGGGCACTTTGATTTACAGCCCAACCGTGATGGCGGTTCAGGGCAACTACGATCAAGTCAACAGGCTCTGCTGCGAAGTTGCAAATACGCATGGCTGGGGATTTGTCAATATTAATTTGCGTCCCTATTATTCCGAAGGCTCAAAAACCCTCGGCTTTGAAGTGGCTGAACAGCTAGGTTGGAAACTGCCCGACCACATCGTTGCCCCCCTGGCCTCTGGCTCACTGTTCACCAAAATTTATAAAGGCTTCCAAGAATTCATCAAAGTTGGACTGGTGGAAGACAAAACAGTCCGCTTCAGTGGGGCACAGGCAGACGGTTGCTCACCAATTGCCCAAGCTTTCCGGGAAGGACGCGACTTTGTGAAGCCGGTGAAGCCCAACACCATTGCCAAGTCAATTGCAATTGGCAACCCGGCTGATGGAATTTACGCAATCGAAGTGGCGAAGAAAACCGGCGGCAATATTGAATCCGTCAGCGACCCCGAAATTATTGAAGGCATCAAACTGCTGGCTGAAACTGAAGGCATTTTCACCGAAACTGCCGGCGGCACCACCGTCGCTGTACTGAAGAAATTGGTAGAAGCAGGCAAGATCGATCCCGATGAAACCACCGTAGTTTACATCACCGGTAACGGACTGAAAACTCAGGAAGCCATGCAGGGTTACATCGGCGAACCCTTCACCATTGAGCCAAAACTCGACAGCTTCGAGCGTGCCCTAGAGCGCTCTCACACTCTTGATCGCCTGGAATGGCAACAAGTGTTGGTTTAA
- a CDS encoding PqqD family peptide modification chaperone: MTHTQLLDVTEDGFAFDPRTGESYTLNPCEWLVLQRLQLGENQNQVADFLSEKFGIPQSAAQRDVADFFGQLNLFGLEGGK, encoded by the coding sequence ATGACGCACACTCAATTACTTGATGTTACCGAAGACGGATTTGCTTTTGACCCGCGCACCGGGGAAAGTTACACCTTGAATCCTTGTGAGTGGCTAGTGTTGCAGCGTTTGCAGCTCGGTGAAAACCAAAACCAAGTTGCCGATTTTCTCTCAGAAAAATTTGGAATTCCCCAAAGCGCTGCCCAACGAGATGTAGCAGACTTTTTTGGGCAACTCAATTTATTTGGACTGGAAGGAGGGAAGTGA
- a CDS encoding MoaD/ThiS family protein encodes MPEHSITVTVKLFAAYQEAYGVTDLVLDFPSGTPVSALLDRVISEQPQLQQWRNITRFGVNLQFVEPDTILQSGDEVALIPPVSGG; translated from the coding sequence ATGCCTGAACATTCAATCACTGTCACCGTAAAACTATTTGCTGCCTATCAAGAAGCTTATGGAGTGACAGACTTGGTGCTGGACTTTCCCTCTGGCACCCCCGTCAGCGCCCTTCTTGATCGCGTCATCAGCGAGCAGCCACAACTCCAACAGTGGCGCAACATCACCCGCTTTGGCGTTAACCTGCAATTCGTCGAACCAGACACCATTCTGCAAAGTGGCGACGAAGTTGCACTTATTCCGCCTGTCAGCGGCGGGTAA
- a CDS encoding WD40 repeat domain-containing protein, which translates to MKVEEALAILDQVLWPQRLNKVQEIVLRHAWKGLTYQQMAKTSDYDADYIRDTGSKLWQLLSQTLGEKVTKNNVQSVLRGRTTQRKPVLETVLESISGSESIRDHSHTRIASVALCPQSQKIACGSGDGTIKLWDVNTDCCLNTFQGHTDVVSSIAFSSDGKTLVSGSFDETIKLWDVNIGNCLKTLRIAQPYEAMQITDLRDLNEPVI; encoded by the coding sequence ATGAAAGTTGAAGAAGCTTTAGCAATTTTAGATCAGGTACTCTGGCCCCAACGCTTAAATAAGGTTCAAGAGATAGTTTTACGCCATGCTTGGAAAGGGCTGACTTACCAGCAGATGGCAAAAACTTCTGATTATGATGCTGATTACATCCGCGATACTGGCTCTAAGCTGTGGCAATTGCTCAGTCAAACATTAGGTGAAAAAGTTACTAAAAATAACGTTCAGTCAGTTTTACGGGGCAGAACAACGCAAAGGAAACCTGTTCTGGAAACCGTTCTGGAATCTATTTCAGGGTCAGAATCTATCCGCGATCACAGTCACACGCGGATTGCTTCAGTTGCTTTGTGTCCTCAAAGTCAGAAAATCGCCTGTGGCAGTGGAGACGGAACGATTAAGCTTTGGGACGTTAATACAGATTGCTGCCTGAACACGTTTCAGGGTCATACGGATGTGGTGTCTTCGATTGCTTTCAGTTCAGACGGTAAAACTTTAGTGAGTGGCAGCTTTGATGAGACGATCAAGTTATGGGATGTCAATATCGGCAACTGTTTAAAAACCCTGAGAATTGCCCAACCTTATGAGGCTATGCAGATTACCGACCTCAGGGATTTAAATGAGCCGGTGATATGA
- a CDS encoding protein kinase domain-containing protein: MSYCLNPNCQQPKNPALATFCQSCGSKLLLGDRYRAIKPIDTGGFGRTFLGVDEYKPSKPRCVIKQFRPQDQSARNAEKAAELFRQEAVQLDQLGKHPQIPELLADFQQEGRQYLVQEYIDGPNLAQQLNEEGAFNETQIRQLLNDLLPVLQFVHEHRVIHRDIKPENIIRRQTSQQKGAKGDLVLVDFGAAKSATSTSLGRAGTVIGSAGYAAPEQALGRAVFASDLYSLGVTCIHLLTQIPSFDLFDSREGSWVWRHYLVDNPVSPQLGQVLDKLLENAISRRYQSAAEVLKDLNAKSMPAAPSIPSIENWGTQKLQTLKDDPTQRRLGISYALWAAGFCGLGGLHRFYNGKIVTGLLWFGTGNLFGLGLVLDLFLIRGMVDEQEAKLRGKLGVSAAGVPLTQPAAIERMMFSSKRSQTLVKLLQAAQARGGKLSVTQAVMDTGIDFVEVEAVLKEMAKDGYVRVANDKGVVTYCFDEL; encoded by the coding sequence ATGAGCTATTGCCTCAATCCCAACTGCCAGCAGCCGAAGAATCCAGCTCTGGCGACGTTTTGCCAAAGTTGTGGGTCAAAGTTACTTTTGGGAGATCGCTACCGGGCAATTAAACCGATTGACACCGGCGGCTTTGGCAGAACTTTCTTAGGGGTGGATGAGTACAAGCCGTCCAAACCCCGCTGTGTGATTAAGCAGTTTCGCCCCCAAGATCAAAGCGCTCGCAATGCCGAGAAAGCTGCTGAACTATTTCGTCAAGAAGCAGTTCAGCTAGATCAGTTGGGCAAACACCCTCAAATTCCAGAACTGCTGGCCGATTTTCAGCAAGAGGGCCGGCAGTATTTAGTGCAGGAATATATTGACGGGCCGAACTTAGCCCAGCAATTAAACGAGGAAGGTGCGTTTAATGAAACTCAGATCCGCCAACTGTTGAACGATCTGTTGCCGGTGCTGCAATTTGTCCACGAACACCGGGTGATTCACCGCGATATCAAACCTGAGAATATTATTCGCCGGCAAACCTCCCAGCAGAAGGGGGCGAAGGGGGATCTGGTACTCGTTGATTTTGGGGCAGCCAAATCCGCCACCAGCACTTCCCTAGGGCGTGCCGGCACAGTGATTGGGTCAGCCGGCTACGCTGCCCCAGAACAAGCCCTAGGACGGGCGGTTTTTGCCAGTGACTTATATAGTTTGGGCGTCACCTGTATTCATTTATTAACTCAAATTCCTTCCTTCGACTTATTTGACAGCCGAGAGGGTAGTTGGGTGTGGCGGCATTACTTAGTCGATAATCCTGTCAGCCCTCAATTAGGGCAAGTGCTGGACAAACTGCTAGAAAATGCCATTAGCCGGCGCTATCAGTCCGCAGCAGAGGTGTTGAAAGATTTGAATGCGAAATCAATGCCGGCAGCCCCCTCCATCCCATCTATCGAAAATTGGGGGACTCAAAAGCTACAAACCCTCAAAGATGACCCGACTCAAAGACGGCTCGGCATCAGCTATGCACTTTGGGCAGCCGGGTTTTGTGGCCTGGGAGGACTCCACCGATTCTACAACGGCAAGATTGTCACGGGTTTATTGTGGTTTGGCACCGGCAACCTATTTGGCCTGGGCCTAGTCTTGGATTTATTCTTAATTCGGGGAATGGTAGACGAGCAAGAGGCAAAACTGAGAGGAAAATTAGGTGTCTCTGCTGCCGGTGTGCCGCTGACTCAACCTGCCGCCATTGAGCGGATGATGTTCTCTAGCAAACGCAGCCAGACGCTTGTTAAACTGCTGCAAGCTGCCCAAGCAAGGGGCGGTAAACTTTCCGTTACTCAAGCTGTGATGGACACTGGCATTGACTTCGTCGAGGTGGAAGCCGTTTTAAAGGAGATGGCAAAAGACGGCTACGTTAGGGTTGCGAATGATAAAGGGGTTGTGACTTATTGTTTTGACGAACTGTAG